A single region of the Coprobacter tertius genome encodes:
- a CDS encoding DUF4995 domain-containing protein — protein sequence MRHKFPLFLGFAAFLFFSCNRKESSTEDLSWLKNGIETARYQLKMTAEAIDRKNIQDTAVFPRSILNPVAMAHRAPGNWIDSIRLEKPKDWTSGFFPGSMWLTYEMTGDDTLKTEARKYTDLLAELQYYRGTHDLGFMINCSYGNAYRLAPESGDSMVIINAARSLISRFNPKKGVIRSWDFGTWTYPVIIDNMMNLELLFSAGKMTKDRIFFTISERHADNTMMHHYRPDMSCCHVVDYIDPAKNVIRQETYQGYSDSSVWARGQAWGLYGFTDCYKETKNKKYLDQARAIAEFIMNNPAIPEDLVPYWDYNAPDIPYAPRDASAAAVTASALFELSTLVNNGKTYFDYAEEIIKNLSSPDYLATRGSNNGFILKHSTGSYPHGSEINVPLNYADYYYLEALKRYMEIKKIDSRNLFSKK from the coding sequence ATGAGACACAAATTTCCCCTCTTTTTGGGTTTTGCCGCATTTCTATTTTTTTCATGTAATCGTAAAGAATCGTCGACTGAAGACTTGTCGTGGTTGAAAAATGGTATTGAAACGGCTCGTTACCAGCTTAAAATGACGGCTGAGGCTATAGATCGTAAAAATATTCAGGATACAGCCGTTTTCCCTCGTTCGATTTTGAATCCGGTAGCTATGGCTCATCGGGCTCCAGGGAATTGGATAGATAGTATTCGTCTTGAGAAGCCTAAGGATTGGACCAGCGGATTTTTCCCTGGGAGTATGTGGCTGACATATGAAATGACAGGAGACGATACGTTAAAAACAGAGGCTCGGAAGTATACCGATTTGTTGGCTGAACTCCAATATTATCGAGGAACTCATGATCTCGGATTTATGATAAATTGTAGTTACGGCAATGCTTACCGGCTGGCTCCGGAAAGTGGAGATTCTATGGTTATTATAAATGCAGCCCGTTCATTGATCTCTCGTTTCAATCCGAAAAAAGGCGTTATCCGATCCTGGGATTTCGGGACATGGACTTATCCTGTAATTATTGATAATATGATGAATCTCGAGTTGCTTTTCAGTGCCGGTAAAATGACTAAGGATCGCATTTTCTTTACTATTTCTGAACGTCATGCCGATAATACGATGATGCACCATTATCGACCCGATATGAGCTGTTGTCATGTGGTCGATTATATCGATCCGGCAAAAAACGTAATACGTCAGGAAACTTATCAGGGGTATTCCGATAGTTCTGTGTGGGCTCGTGGGCAGGCATGGGGGTTATACGGGTTTACAGACTGTTATAAAGAGACGAAAAATAAAAAATATCTCGATCAGGCCCGAGCTATCGCCGAATTTATTATGAATAATCCGGCGATTCCCGAAGATCTTGTTCCGTATTGGGATTATAATGCTCCAGATATTCCTTATGCTCCCAGAGATGCCTCTGCCGCTGCGGTTACAGCTTCTGCTCTTTTCGAATTGAGCACATTGGTAAATAATGGAAAAACTTATTTCGATTATGCTGAGGAAATTATCAAAAATCTTTCTTCTCCCGATTATTTGGCTACGAGAGGATCGAACAACGGGTTTATACTGAAGCATTCTACGGGTTCTTATCCGCACGGGTCGGAAATAAATGTACCGCTTAATTATGCCGATTATTATTACCTGGAGGCATTGAAACGCTATATGGAAATAAAAAAAATAGATTCTCGAAATTTATTCTCGAAAAAATAA
- a CDS encoding heparinase II/III family protein, giving the protein MQKTRITIYLTLCILFFGCWGIYAQQIDKEAFELIDLNRKGLENVKAFYEEGKYQDAASALLTYYKSRQGIILPDINFNKLKISESEQKMADDALEHKLFAHKGYQPSFFYGKDIDWTYWPVKDNELRWQLHRQKWFIPMGKAYRISGDEKYAKEWVYQYLDWIKKNPLTPEKGAVRKTIAGGDTEYDGDKITDDNVRYAWRPLEVSNRLQDQAAEFLLFNTSKYFTPAFFTHFLVNVHRHAVHIMNNYSKQGNHLLFEAQRILYAGIFFPEFKDASAWRQSAISILNKEIKVQVYNDGMQFELDPHYHLATINIFFKALQMADLNGYRKEFPQEFLDTVEKMITVTYNLSFPDYSNPMFSDAKKNDKSEMIKNYKQWMKVFPQDEAIRYFATEGKSGKLPDYTSKAFPTSGFFVFRNGWDMGSTCMIIKAGPPAFWHCQPDNGTFELFVKGRNFFPDSGSYVYAGDDEVMKWRNWFRQTRVHQTLTLDNRSLEKTDSKCLLWKIGEPTEVLVTENPSYKGLKHRRSVFFVNKEFFVIVDEAFGNAQGKVGIHYEMCEGDVKTDSVMLKAYTRFKDDNNILLQAFSDKNVIMENEEGWVSYAYRQKSERKAFSFNEDKKASDHCIRFITMILPVKDAVKAPSIKAEFNTDFSDAKSLKITVEVGRKKYHLGYDL; this is encoded by the coding sequence ATGCAGAAAACACGTATTACTATATATTTAACATTATGTATCTTGTTTTTCGGATGCTGGGGGATTTATGCTCAGCAGATCGATAAAGAGGCTTTTGAATTAATCGATTTGAATAGGAAGGGACTTGAAAATGTCAAGGCATTTTACGAAGAAGGGAAATATCAGGATGCTGCATCAGCTCTCTTAACTTATTATAAAAGCAGACAGGGAATTATTTTGCCGGATATTAATTTTAATAAATTGAAAATTTCGGAAAGCGAACAAAAAATGGCCGATGATGCTCTGGAACATAAATTATTTGCGCATAAAGGTTACCAACCTTCTTTTTTTTACGGGAAGGATATAGATTGGACTTATTGGCCTGTAAAAGATAATGAATTACGCTGGCAATTGCATCGTCAGAAATGGTTTATTCCTATGGGAAAAGCGTATCGTATATCAGGCGATGAAAAATATGCCAAAGAGTGGGTATATCAATATTTAGACTGGATAAAGAAAAACCCTTTAACACCTGAAAAAGGTGCGGTTCGAAAAACTATCGCCGGTGGAGATACCGAATACGACGGGGATAAGATTACGGATGACAATGTACGATATGCCTGGCGTCCGCTCGAGGTCAGCAACCGTTTGCAAGATCAGGCAGCGGAGTTTCTGCTATTCAATACTTCAAAATATTTTACGCCAGCTTTTTTTACACACTTTCTCGTAAATGTGCACAGACATGCAGTGCATATTATGAATAATTATTCGAAACAAGGAAACCATCTTCTTTTCGAGGCGCAACGTATATTGTATGCCGGTATTTTTTTCCCTGAATTTAAAGATGCTTCCGCATGGAGACAATCGGCGATATCTATATTGAATAAAGAAATAAAAGTTCAGGTATATAACGACGGGATGCAATTCGAGCTCGATCCTCATTATCATCTGGCCACGATCAATATCTTTTTTAAAGCGTTGCAAATGGCCGATCTTAACGGTTACCGAAAAGAATTTCCACAGGAATTTCTGGATACGGTAGAAAAAATGATTACGGTTACTTATAACTTATCTTTTCCCGATTATTCGAATCCGATGTTCAGTGATGCGAAGAAAAATGATAAATCTGAAATGATTAAAAATTACAAGCAGTGGATGAAGGTCTTTCCTCAAGATGAGGCGATACGTTATTTCGCTACCGAGGGTAAGAGCGGGAAATTACCGGATTATACCTCTAAAGCATTTCCTACATCCGGATTTTTTGTTTTTCGCAACGGTTGGGATATGGGTTCTACATGTATGATTATAAAAGCCGGACCGCCTGCTTTTTGGCATTGTCAGCCCGATAACGGTACATTCGAATTATTTGTAAAAGGGAGAAATTTCTTCCCTGATTCCGGTTCTTATGTTTATGCGGGTGACGATGAAGTGATGAAATGGCGTAATTGGTTTCGTCAAACCAGAGTACATCAAACATTAACACTGGATAATCGGTCTCTTGAAAAAACCGATTCGAAATGTTTGTTGTGGAAAATCGGTGAACCCACCGAGGTGTTGGTTACAGAAAATCCGTCTTATAAAGGGCTGAAACACCGTCGGTCGGTATTTTTTGTAAATAAGGAGTTTTTTGTGATCGTCGATGAGGCTTTTGGCAATGCTCAGGGAAAAGTAGGTATTCATTATGAAATGTGCGAGGGAGATGTAAAGACCGATTCTGTCATGTTGAAAGCGTATACCCGGTTTAAAGACGATAATAATATATTATTGCAAGCTTTTAGCGATAAAAATGTGATAATGGAAAATGAGGAAGGTTGGGTATCTTATGCATACCGTCAAAAATCAGAAAGAAAGGCTTTCTCTTTTAATGAAGATAAGAAAGCGTCCGATCATTGTATCCGGTTTATTACTATGATATTGCCAGTAAAAGATGCGGTAAAAGCACCATCGATAAAAGCCGAATTCAATACCGATTTTTCTGATGCGAAATCTTTAAAAATTACGGTAGAAGTTGGCCGTAAAAAATATCATTTGGGATATGATTTATAA